From Doryrhamphus excisus isolate RoL2022-K1 chromosome 22, RoL_Dexc_1.0, whole genome shotgun sequence, one genomic window encodes:
- the LOC131109869 gene encoding zinc finger protein 503-like has protein sequence MITSPTVSFLRNSTNPAWESCISSGGRSVSSQSAYSSVSPADPSRQAGRLPIKVLKMLTARAGHILHPEYLQPLPSTPVSPIELDAKKSPLALLAQTCSQIGKPDPPASSKLSSVASSGSSDKESKSGPLKISDIGAEDKSSFKPYSKCSDKKESSSGSSGDKNGFRVPSATCQPFTPRTGSPSSCASASPLPCEGKAADKEDKKECDGSKNASPESSRTRGITPDGSQEATTGSKAVTSDSIIVTSSSSSSVLGSGLVAPVSPYKPGHTVFPLPPAGISYPGSLAGAYAAYPQPFLPPGMTLDPTKSSSQLLSAQFAAANSLGCSKAGTSPLAGSSPPSLMSASLCRDPYCLSYHCTSHMSAASGANCAHDSAAAAAAASALKSGYPLMYPAHPLHGVHSSAPSFGGHPLYPYGFVLPNDPLPHICNWVSANGPCDKRFSTSEELLSHLRTHTAFAGSEKLLSGYPGSSSLANAAAAAAMACHMHMPSNGSPGSPGTLGLRGPHHPLGLGSRYHPYSKSPLPAPGAPVPVPAATGPYYSPYALYGQRLTTASALGYQ, from the exons ATGATCACATCGCCCACGGTGTCTTTCCTGAGAAATAGCACCAATCCAGCGTGGGAGAGCTGCATCTCCTCGGGGGGGAGAAGCGTCAGCAGTCAGTCCGCCTACAGCTCAGTCTCTCCCGCAGACCCGTCCCGTCAAGCCGGTCGCCTTCCCATTAAGGTCCTGAAAATGCTGACGGCCCGGGCAGGACACATTTTGCACCCGGAATACCTCCAGCCTCTACCGTCCACCCCCGTCAGCCCCATCGAG TTGGATGCCAAGAAGAGTCCACTAGCACTTTTGGCCCAAACATGCTCCCAGATCGGAAAACCGGACCCCCCGGCCTCCTCCAAGCTCTCCTCGGTGGCCTCCAGCGGATCCAGCGACAAGGAGAGCAAGTCCGGCCCGCTGAAGATCAGCGACATCGGCGCCGAGGACAAGTCGAGCTTCAAGCCGTATTCCAAGTGCTCGGACAAGAAGGAGTCGAGCAGCGGCTCGAGTGGAGATAAGAACGGTTTCCGGGTGCCTAGCGCCACCTGCCAGCCGTTCACGCCCAGGACAGGCAGCCCGAGCTCCTGCGCCTCCGCCTCGCCGTTGCCGTGCGAGGGCAAGGCGGCGGACAAGGAGGACAAGAAGGAGTGCGATGGCAGTAAAAACGCTTCACCTGAAAGTAGCAGGACGCGTGGAATTACCCCCGACGGCAGCCAGGAGGCCACGACTGGCTCCAAGGCCGTCACGTCGGACTCCATAATTGTCACttcctcgtcgtcgtcgtcggtGCTCGGCTCCGGATTGGTGGCCCCTGTTTCCCCGTACAAGCCCGGCCACACTGTTTTCCCGCTACCCCCCGCTGGTATTTCATACCCCGGAAGCTTAGCAGGAGCTTACGCTGCTTATCCGCAGCCGTTCCTGCCTCCTGGAATGACCCTCGACCCCACCAAGTCCAGCAGCCAGCTTTTGAGCGCGCAGTTCGCCGCAGCCAACTCGCTGGGGTGCAGCAAAGCCGGGACGAGCCCCCTGGCCGGGTCGTCGCCGCCCTCCCTCATGTCCGCGAGCTTATGCCGGGACCCTTACTGCCTCAGCTACCACTGCACCAGCCACATGTCCGCAGCGTCCGGCGCCAACTGCGCTCACGACTCTGCAGCAGCCGCAGCCGCCGCCAGTGCACTCAAATCCGGATACCCGCTCATGTACCCGGCTCACCCGCTTCACGGCGTCCACTCCTCGGCTCCGTCATTCGGCGGACACCCCTTGTATCCGTACGGCTTCGTGCTGCCAAACGACCCGCTGCCGCACATCTGCAACTGGGTATCAGCGAACGGACCGTGCGACAAGCGCTTCTCCACCTCCGAGGAGCTGCTCAGCCATCTGCGGACTCACACGGCCTTTGCCGGCTCGGAGAAGCTGCTCTCCGGCTACCCGGGCTCCTCGTCCCTGGCGAACGCCGCAGCAGCAGCCGCCATGGCTTGTCACATGCACATGCCTTCCAACGGCAGCCCGGGCAGCCCCGGTACGCTGGGTCTCCGGGGCCCGCATCACCCTCTCGGACTGGGGAGCCGCTATCACCCGTACTCCAAGAGCCCCCTGCCCGCCCCCGGAGCCCCGGTGCCGGTGCCTGCTGCCACTGGACCCTATTACTCCCCTTACGCCTTGTATGGACAAAGACTGACCACAGCCTCGGCTTTGGGGTACCAATAG